From a single Arthrobacter sp. SLBN-112 genomic region:
- a CDS encoding DUF4232 domain-containing protein, which produces MRSQKISQGFAMTAAAAAAALLLTACGPSQPQSQTTTSPATGQASQSLSPTASTPPPATSAPATSTPASSAPGTTPAGTPALCKAAELTAATDASGGGAAGSVYMKLNLTNKGSEPCILRGFPGVSLVADAAGAPIGAPATRDESAGVVDVLLAPGQTGTAVLRYTQAGNYMDCSPVDAAGYRIYPPEDTESLFIPQPTRACSNANITLLSIGAFQPA; this is translated from the coding sequence ATGAGGTCTCAGAAAATTTCCCAGGGGTTTGCCATGACGGCGGCGGCCGCAGCGGCAGCGCTGCTGCTCACCGCGTGCGGTCCAAGCCAGCCGCAGTCCCAGACAACGACGTCGCCCGCCACCGGGCAGGCCAGCCAGTCCCTGTCGCCAACCGCGTCAACGCCGCCTCCGGCCACTTCGGCGCCGGCCACATCGACGCCTGCTTCCTCCGCTCCCGGCACCACCCCTGCGGGCACCCCCGCCCTGTGCAAGGCGGCCGAACTCACCGCCGCCACCGACGCCTCCGGCGGCGGCGCTGCCGGCAGTGTCTACATGAAGCTCAACCTCACCAACAAGGGCTCCGAGCCCTGCATCCTCAGGGGTTTCCCGGGCGTCTCCCTGGTGGCAGACGCCGCCGGCGCCCCCATTGGTGCACCGGCAACGCGGGATGAGTCCGCCGGTGTCGTCGACGTCCTGTTGGCCCCGGGCCAGACCGGCACGGCGGTGCTGCGCTACACCCAGGCAGGCAACTACATGGACTGCTCCCCCGTGGATGCGGCCGGCTACCGGATTTATCCGCCCGAGGACACCGAGTCACTGTTTATCCCGCAGCCCACCCGGGCCTGCAGCAACGCAAACATCACCCTGCTCAGCATCGGCGCATTCCAGCCGGCCTGA
- a CDS encoding DUF4383 domain-containing protein: MTTMNSGGRTVGRTNIQKAALAVGVVFLLVGVLGFIPGITSNYDSLGFAGHGSGALLLGLFQVSILHNIVHLLFGVAGIAMARSVPGSKNYLVVGGAIYLVLWLYGLLIGQDTAANFVPVNTADNWLHFVLGVAMIGLGVALSRGTARTGRTTTATR; encoded by the coding sequence ATGACAACCATGAATTCCGGCGGTCGCACTGTAGGCCGGACCAACATCCAAAAAGCCGCCCTTGCCGTAGGCGTGGTCTTCCTCCTGGTAGGGGTCCTGGGGTTCATCCCGGGCATCACTTCCAACTACGACTCCCTGGGGTTCGCGGGGCACGGATCCGGGGCACTGCTGCTGGGCCTCTTCCAGGTATCGATCCTGCACAACATCGTCCACCTGCTGTTCGGCGTCGCGGGCATTGCCATGGCCCGCAGCGTGCCCGGCTCAAAGAACTACCTGGTGGTGGGCGGCGCCATCTACCTGGTGCTGTGGCTCTACGGCCTGCTCATCGGCCAGGACACTGCTGCCAACTTCGTCCCGGTCAACACCGCCGATAACTGGCTGCACTTCGTCCTCGGTGTTGCCATGATCGGCCTGGGCGTGGCGCTGTCCCGCGGCACGGCACGAACCGGCCGCACCACCACCGCAACCCGGTAA
- a CDS encoding thiamine pyrophosphate-dependent enzyme, whose amino-acid sequence MTPEPQPTLTSSPTRPAAVVHHQDAAVPALKSAGHVIVDSLVAHGVERTYVVPGESFLDVLDGLHNSTIETIVCRHEGGAAYMAEADGKLNQRPGVAMVTRGPGAANAHVGLHTGWQDSTPMLLFVGLIPFAHRDREAFQEFDIKSWFDTGAKRVMVLDHPERASEIVAEAMFAAMSGRPGPVVVGLPEDVIRQQVSPVLHPAIPVAAGGMASTDATALEAALAQSSKPLFVTGGNDWTQEAADQLTEWLERHHIPAAAEWRTQGTVPFDSPSYVGPIGYGRPRPTYDLLEETDLLVFVGTVPGDVITDGFVCRQDWNKENFLVTVDPSLRGRSGPVSRQILAKPEAFVRGLADISLPVKDEWKAWTGRMRAEQERFAALPPASPAAGQARMDTLMANLVPRLPEDAMVTFGAGEHTNWAHRYFPTRRYASMISARNGSMGYSVPSAIAASLAEPRRRVVTIAGDGEFLMNGQELATAAQYGATPLVVVMDNQEYGTIRTHQERHYPQRVSGTQLKNPDFALMARAFGGFGVTVTEDRDVPAALDAALEAIDRDGTFALIHLVVEQRVKAY is encoded by the coding sequence ATGACACCAGAGCCGCAGCCCACCCTGACCTCCTCCCCTACCCGGCCCGCCGCCGTCGTCCATCACCAGGACGCCGCGGTGCCCGCCCTGAAATCCGCGGGGCACGTGATCGTTGATTCGCTGGTGGCGCACGGCGTGGAACGCACCTATGTGGTTCCCGGCGAGAGCTTCCTGGACGTGCTGGACGGCCTGCACAACTCGACGATCGAAACCATCGTCTGCCGCCACGAAGGCGGCGCCGCCTACATGGCGGAAGCCGACGGGAAGCTGAACCAGCGTCCCGGGGTGGCGATGGTGACCAGGGGGCCCGGTGCCGCCAATGCCCACGTGGGACTGCACACCGGGTGGCAGGATTCCACCCCGATGCTGCTGTTCGTGGGGTTGATCCCGTTTGCCCACCGGGACCGCGAGGCCTTCCAGGAATTCGACATCAAGTCCTGGTTCGACACCGGCGCCAAGCGGGTGATGGTCCTTGACCACCCGGAACGGGCGTCCGAGATCGTGGCTGAAGCAATGTTCGCAGCCATGAGCGGGCGGCCCGGGCCCGTGGTGGTGGGGCTGCCCGAGGACGTCATCCGGCAGCAGGTCAGCCCCGTGCTGCACCCTGCCATTCCCGTTGCCGCGGGAGGCATGGCCAGTACGGACGCAACTGCGTTGGAAGCGGCACTTGCCCAATCCAGCAAGCCGCTGTTCGTCACTGGCGGCAATGACTGGACGCAGGAGGCCGCGGACCAGCTCACCGAGTGGCTGGAACGGCACCACATCCCGGCGGCGGCGGAGTGGCGGACGCAAGGAACGGTGCCCTTCGACTCGCCGTCCTATGTGGGCCCCATCGGCTACGGCCGTCCACGCCCCACGTATGACCTGTTGGAGGAGACCGACCTCCTGGTCTTCGTGGGAACGGTGCCGGGGGACGTCATCACGGACGGCTTTGTCTGCAGGCAGGACTGGAACAAGGAGAATTTCCTGGTCACGGTGGACCCGTCACTGCGCGGAAGGTCCGGTCCGGTGTCGCGGCAGATCCTGGCCAAGCCGGAGGCGTTCGTGCGCGGCCTGGCGGACATCAGCCTGCCCGTGAAGGACGAGTGGAAGGCCTGGACGGGCCGGATGCGTGCCGAGCAGGAGCGCTTTGCCGCGCTTCCTCCCGCTTCCCCGGCGGCCGGGCAGGCGCGGATGGACACCCTGATGGCCAACCTTGTCCCCCGGCTACCGGAGGACGCAATGGTGACCTTCGGTGCAGGTGAGCACACCAACTGGGCGCACCGGTACTTCCCCACCCGCCGTTACGCGTCCATGATCAGCGCGCGGAACGGTTCCATGGGGTACTCAGTCCCCTCGGCCATCGCCGCGTCCCTGGCCGAACCGCGACGGCGCGTGGTCACCATCGCCGGGGACGGCGAGTTCCTCATGAACGGGCAGGAGCTGGCAACGGCTGCCCAGTATGGCGCCACCCCGCTGGTGGTGGTCATGGACAACCAGGAGTACGGCACCATCCGCACCCACCAGGAGCGGCACTACCCCCAGCGCGTGTCCGGCACCCAGCTCAAGAACCCCGATTTTGCGTTGATGGCCAGGGCTTTCGGGGGGTTCGGGGTCACGGTGACCGAGGACCGGGACGTCCCGGCCGCGCTGGATGCCGCCCTGGAAGCGATCGATCGGGACGGCACGTTCGCCTTGATCCACCTGGTGGTGGAGCAGCGGGTCAAGGCGTACTAA